DNA sequence from the Methanomicrobiales archaeon genome:
TTGTTTTCCAGGAGTAAAAATGGAAGCCAAAGCCTCGTTTATACCATCGAGAGAAAGAAAACATTTATATAAAATCTGGAGTCAAACGCAGTTATGAAATTTCCGTCTGATATCAGAAAAGATATCGAGGCCCGCCTCATCGGATATCTCTCACGGGATCGGACCGGAATCAGACGCGAATTGCTGGGGCTGTTCCTTCGGATAAAAGCTCTCACGATACCGCAGATCTACAATGCCCTCAAGAACCGATTCTCCATCAGTTACCACCAGGTGGCGTCCATGGTGGGTATCATCGCCTCCAAACTGGGCATCCTCCGCCTTACCCGGAATGCTGAAGGCACGAACACCCTGTACGAGCTCAAGGAACAGTACGTCGACATGGTCCGACGCATCGTTTCCAGCGCGTGAGACGCGCCGGCTGCTTCTCCTCCTTCCCATGGCGCATGACCCCGATCCGGCAGTCCCTGCCGATTCAAGCGGCGATTCCGCTTCTCCGGCGATTCAGGTGACAGAGGAGGTCCGGTCCTATATCAAGTCGCGGAGGTGCAACTTCCGGCTTTCGACCTCCTGCGGGGGGGCCATTCTTCTCCCCGTCAGCGTGAAGCCCCCCAAACCGACCGACATCCAGATCAGCGTCGGCGATTACACCCTGTACGTATCGCGCTACCAGGCACGGGATCTCCGCACCATTCACCGGGGGATGATCCCGAGACATTATATGTACTACTGAAATCCCGACCTGCCATGCCGTACGAAGAACTCGAACACACAGCCGATGTACGGATCCGGGTGAGGGGGGAGTCCATCCCCCATCTCTTCGGAGAGGCGGCGCGGGCGATGTTCCAGACCATGTACGGGCCCTGCACGGGGAGGTCGATCTCCCGCACCATCGTCCTGGAGTGCGCCGATCCCGAGTGCCTGCTCGCCGATCTCCTGTCCGAGCTGCTCTTCGTCTCGGAGGTGGAGGATGTCGTCTTCTGCTCGTTCACGGTGGAGATCGCGGGGGCGCGCCTACGGGCGGAGGGCTTCGGAGAGCCGCTCGACCGCACGCGGCACGCAGGACGGGAGATCAAGGGAATCTCCTACTCCGGCCTCCGCATCCAGGAGAAGGACGGGGAGTACTCCGTTGACATTATCTTCGACGTCTGAAGAGATCGTCGCTTCTGCGGCGACCGTTCCGCTCGCGATCGCACTACGCACGCATTCCGTAACAGAAAGGGGCGTTCCATCGGAGAGCCGGGCCGTGCGATGTCCCCGATATCCCTCCCTTCGAGGCTGTCGTATCAGCGGGCGCGATTCCGGATCCGCACGGGAGCATCGTCCCCGGGGTGCGAGGGAAATGGGAGGAGGCAGGTTCGCCCCATCTTCTCCCCTTCGGTTCGATGAGGCAGGTGATCGAGACCCCCTGCTGGATCCGCCAGGTCTCTCATTCTGTGTCTGTAGCCTCCTGATCGTGAGAAAACCGCCCGGGCTGCCATCCATCGAGCTGCAGCATCTTCACCTCCACCTGCCCGCCCCAACCCCATGCACGGGAGATGGGGGCGGGCCCCGGGCGGTCCTGCAAGGATGCCCCGGCCCCGCATGACGAATGATGCTCATTTTTATCCACGCCGATTCCCGAAGGATCCATAGAACGCAGACTTTATGCCCGACTGCATCCGTACTACCACACACGGGGTATGGGAAGACACGTCTGCTCCCGCTGCGGCATCGCCCTGAACGAGAAGAGTACGTATCTCGGGTACGTCCGCGGCTATCGCTGCGTCCCGTGCGGAAAGTACTTCTGCCAGCGGTGCATGCGAACCAGAAAGGCGCTGGTCCGGGTGCGGAAGACCTGCCCCCTCTGCAGCCGCGAGCTCACCGACATGTTTGACGTTTAGGCCTGGCATCCCCCGCGGGAGCGGCAGGCGACCGCATGCTTCCCGGGAGAACACAAATATTATCGTATCCGTCCAATACGTACCAGCGCGGATGCCGCGGGCAGGCGCGGCATCGGGGTGAGGTCATGAAGGAAAATTCTGTTGAGAAAGGGGACGGGGGCATCCGGAGAGTCGGCGATCTCGAGTGGGAGGTGGAGATCGGGTTCGTGCCCCGCATGCGGGTGCCGGGACGGTTCTTCCTCTCCCAGGAACTCTACGAGAGCCTCGAAGAGGGGGCTCTCGTCCAGCTCGCGAACGTTGCGACCCTACCCGGCATCGTGCAGCACTCCCTCGCCATGCCGGATATCCACTGGGGGTACGGGTTTCCCATCGGGGGTGTAGCGGCGTTCGGGATGGATGAGGGGATCATCTCCCCCGGCGGTGTGGGTTTCGACATAAATTGCGGCGTCCGCATCTTCACCACCCCGCTGCGGGCCAGGGACCTCGGGAACAGACGGGAGCTGATCGAGAACCTCTTTCGGGACGTGCCCACCGGGGTGGGGGCCAAGAGCACGCTCCGCTTCTCGATGCGGGAGCTCGACGAGATGATGGTCTCCGGAGCCCGCTGGGCGATCGAGAAGGGATATGGGCTGGAAGCGGATGCCATCCACTGCGAGGAGGGTGGCGCCATGCCGGGCGTCGATCTCGCGGCCGTGAGCCAGAAGGCGCGCCAGCGCGGAATGCCGCAGGCCGGAACGCTCGGTGCGGGGAACCATTTCCTGGAGATCCAGGAAGTGCGGGAGATCTACGACGAACCGTCAGCGAAGGCATACGGACTGTCGCCGGGTCAGATCTGCGTCATGATCCACAGCGGCTCCCGGGGGCTGGGGCACCAGGTCTGCACCGATCACCTGAAGCTGCTGGATGCGGCCGTGCGGAAGTACGGCATCTGGCTGCCCGACCGGCAGCTCGCGTGTGCGCCGCTCGCCTCCCCCGAGGGCAGGGCCTACTACGGGGCGATGGCGGGCGCGGCGAACTACGCCTGGGGGAACCGCCAGGTGATCACCCATATGGCCAGGAACGTCTTCGAACGGCTGTACGGGATACCGCACGAAGAGATGCCGCTCGTCTACGATGTGGCGCACAACGTCGCCAAGTTCGAGGAGCACCGCGTGGAGGGGAGACTGCAGCGGGTCTGCGTCCACCGAAAAGGGGCCACCCGCGCTTTCGGCCCTGATACGCCGGGGATTCCCGCGGAGTATGCCTCCGCCGGGCAGCCGGTGATCATCCCGGGGAGCATGGGCACGCCCTCCTACATCCTGCACGGGACGTCGACTGCCATGGAGCGTGCCTTCGGGAGCACCTGCCACGGGGCCGGACGGACGACCAGCCGATCCCAGGCCAAAAGGCAGAGGAAGGGCTCGGAGGTTCGCCAGGACCTCCAGAAGCGGGGCATCCTGGTGCGGGCTCCCAACGACGCCTCCATCGCCGAGGAGGCCCCCGAGGTCTACAAGCCCAGCAGCGCCGTCGTCCAGGTGGTCCATGATCTGGGGATCTCCCGGCTCGTCGCCCGCCTCGAGCCGCTCGGGGTGATCAAGGGATGATGGCGAGGATCGGTCTCTTCTGGGACTGCACCCAGATCTTCAACCGCTTCCTGGAGGACTGCAGCCTCTGCTGCGAACTGGTCACACCGCACCTCCTGGCCGCCCCGTTCTACCGCGGCCGTTTCTCCTGCCTCCTGGTTCCCACCGGGTTCGCCAATCCTGCGTATTCAAGGCTCCTGCCAGCCCTCCGCTCCTCCTCCTCCCGCGTCGAGAGGTTCCTGGAGAACGGGGGGCGTATGCTCGTCTACGGCGCCGCCGTGGATCGGGATGATGCCTACGACTGGCTCCCGTTCTCCATCCGCTACCGTCAGATCTACGCGGAGCGGAGCGTTCGGTTCGAGTGCCGGGAGTACGCCTCCATCCTGCAGGGCTACGATACCGCCTCGATCGCCTGCGACGGATATTTCACGGAGGCCGACGCGGATGTGCTGGCCCGCGACGAGTGCGGGCAGGCGATCTTCATCGGAAAGGATGTCGGCGATGGGCTCGCACTGGTGACGACCTTCCACGAATACCCTTCGCGGACGTTTATCCGCGAGTTCTGCGATGGGAAAAAGGAAATAGTATTCTAGCATACAGGGATGTATACGAGTGGGTGCCATGGAACGGTTTACCATCTCTGAAGAGTCAACGGCGGACGATCTCATTCCGATTGCGATGAGCATCCATGCGATGCTCTACCAGCTTCCCATTACCGCACGGTCCCGTGCGAATCCGGGCGTTCGAGTCGAGGAGGGGCGGGTGATCGACCGGAACTACAGCGGGCCGGTCCTCGAAGAGGTGCTCCAGGAGAACCGTACCATCAAGAAGACTCCCAGGAGCGGGACATACAGGGGGATTCCCGTCATCGTCGCACCCATCCAGGATACGGCGGGAACCGCGATCGGAGCCATCGGGGTGGTGGACATCAGCGGCATCTTCGATCTGGCAGGCCTCATGGAGCACCGCCAGGCAATCCTGCGTCAGATCGGCGGGGGCGAGACACCATCGCCCGAACCCTCCGCCAGGAAGGGCGGACCATGAACGAATCTGCGTTTGCCGTGCTGGAGATCCTGGACAGGAGCGATCGCCCGATGCATGACGACGAGATCGCCGCCGCACTCGGTGTTCCGCTCTCCCGCGTCCGTGCGGACATCCAGGAACTCCAGCGGCTCGGCTACGACTTCGCGCTGACGGAGAAGGGCTACCGGGTTCGGATGCGGAGCAGCCGCCTGCTCCCCTACGAAGTCCAGAAAGTGCTCACGACACAGTTCATCGGGCGCGAGATGCTCTACTGCGAGAGGACCGCATCCACGACCTGGATCGGAAAACAGGTGATGGCCGAGGAGGATCCGGCCCGCCATCACGGCATGGTCATCATCGCAGAGGAGCAGACGGGCGGCACCGGCAGGCTGGGCCGCGCCTGGATCTCTCCTCCGGGGGGGATCTGGATCACCATCGTCCTCCACCCGAAGATCCCGATCGATCGCGTCTTCATGG
Encoded proteins:
- a CDS encoding RtcB family protein, which translates into the protein MKENSVEKGDGGIRRVGDLEWEVEIGFVPRMRVPGRFFLSQELYESLEEGALVQLANVATLPGIVQHSLAMPDIHWGYGFPIGGVAAFGMDEGIISPGGVGFDINCGVRIFTTPLRARDLGNRRELIENLFRDVPTGVGAKSTLRFSMRELDEMMVSGARWAIEKGYGLEADAIHCEEGGAMPGVDLAAVSQKARQRGMPQAGTLGAGNHFLEIQEVREIYDEPSAKAYGLSPGQICVMIHSGSRGLGHQVCTDHLKLLDAAVRKYGIWLPDRQLACAPLASPEGRAYYGAMAGAANYAWGNRQVITHMARNVFERLYGIPHEEMPLVYDVAHNVAKFEEHRVEGRLQRVCVHRKGATRAFGPDTPGIPAEYASAGQPVIIPGSMGTPSYILHGTSTAMERAFGSTCHGAGRTTSRSQAKRQRKGSEVRQDLQKRGILVRAPNDASIAEEAPEVYKPSSAVVQVVHDLGISRLVARLEPLGVIKG
- a CDS encoding archease — its product is MPYEELEHTADVRIRVRGESIPHLFGEAARAMFQTMYGPCTGRSISRTIVLECADPECLLADLLSELLFVSEVEDVVFCSFTVEIAGARLRAEGFGEPLDRTRHAGREIKGISYSGLRIQEKDGEYSVDIIFDV
- a CDS encoding DUF2551 domain-containing protein, which encodes MKFPSDIRKDIEARLIGYLSRDRTGIRRELLGLFLRIKALTIPQIYNALKNRFSISYHQVASMVGIIASKLGILRLTRNAEGTNTLYELKEQYVDMVRRIVSSA
- a CDS encoding DUF2111 domain-containing protein; amino-acid sequence: MERFTISEESTADDLIPIAMSIHAMLYQLPITARSRANPGVRVEEGRVIDRNYSGPVLEEVLQENRTIKKTPRSGTYRGIPVIVAPIQDTAGTAIGAIGVVDISGIFDLAGLMEHRQAILRQIGGGETPSPEPSARKGGP